A genome region from Lutra lutra chromosome 11, mLutLut1.2, whole genome shotgun sequence includes the following:
- the LOC125080775 gene encoding TRPM8 channel-associated factor 2-like, whose amino-acid sequence MATTPASSFEALMKGVTSWNVPKDAIPCELLLTGEAAFPVMVNDKGQVLIAASSYGQGRLVVVSHEGYLLDAGFAPFLRNAVGWLCPSPVAPAGVHPSLPSLVSILQASGVPAQVQPEVGAPVGVYCISAYVDTMTAELIQFVKSGGGLLIGGQAWYWASEHGSDRVLSRFPGNEVTSLAGVYFTDIYGDIDHFKVSKKIPKIPLYTRCGEDLRQDQQQLLEGISELDFNTDAVPSQLLVHGALAFPLGLDASLGCFLAAARYGRGRVVLAAHESILCYPKLGPFLLNAVRWLARGQTGKLGVTTGLETLCALLSEHGLECSLQPHLTQDLRVYCCTAYSDKEAKQLQEFVAEGGGLLIGGHAWWWASQNPGRSALAHFPGNIILNCFGLSILAQTLHAGCFPVPTPEMQSYHFRKALSEFQAALSHGARNLEKQWLAKLGADGAAFLQIPANGVPAYKSVHRHMRKILRLSGLPAVSREHPVAGDSFEAAVLCLATELARSGTDCSQLALELGICTCSSGHPITVEIDGNNPGHCDAWVSTGLYLQRGESAKVSLSEAAASAGLKVQVGCHTDDLTKASKLSRAPVVTHQCYLDRTKQSICSLWGGLLYVIVPKGSKLGPVSVTIKRIVPAPYYKLGKTSLKAWKKCIQRSQVPWGELATDNIILTVPTANLRDLEDPEPVLRLWDEMMHAIAQLAGRPFPFCCPERIVADVQISAGWMHSGYPIMCHLESVQELISEAHMRSNGLWGPIHELGHNQQREEWEFPPHTTEATCNLWSVYVHETVLDIPRAKAHPDLSPPEREKRIKTYLEKGAPLNDWNVWTALETYLQLQEAFGWEPFTQLFAEYQTLSGIPKDNTGKMNLWVQKFSEKVQKNLAPFFEAWGWPVQKEVATSLARLPEWQENPMLAYMHR is encoded by the exons ATGGCAACAACTCCGGCCAGTTCTTTCGAGGCCCTCATGAAAGGAGTGACCAGCTGGAATGTCCCTAAAGATGCCATCCCGTGTGAACTGCTTCTTACTGGGGAGGCTGCCTTCCCAGTGATGGTGAATGACAAGGGCCAGGTCCTCATTGCTGCCTCCTCCTATGGCCAAGGCCGCCTGGTGGTGGTGTCCCATGAGGGCTACCTGCTGGATGCTGGCTTCGCTCCATTTCTTCGTAATGCGGTGGGCTGGCTCTGTCCCTCACCTGTGGCTCCCGCTGGAGTACACCCCTCTCTGCCATCACTAGTAAGTATCCTGCAAGCCTCTGGGGTTCCGGCACAAGTTCAGCCAGAAGTGGGGGCCCCCGTGGGAGTTTACTGCATCAGTGCCTACGTTGACACGATGACTGCAGAGCTGATCCAGTTTGTGAAGAGTGGAGGCGGCTTGCTCATCGGGGGCCAAGCCTGGTATTGGGCCAGTGAGCACGGTTCTGACAGAGTGCTGTCCCGGTTTCCCGGGAATGAGGTGACAAGTTTGGCCGGAGTATACTTCACCGACATCTATGGGGACATAGACCACTTCAAGGTCTCTAAGAAGATACCCAAGATCCCACTCTACACCAG ATGTGGGGAGGATCTCAGGCAGGATCAGCAGCAGCTCCTGGAAGGGATCTCAGAGCTGGACTTCAACACGGATGCAGTCCCCTCCCAGCTGCTGGTTCACGGGGCCCTCGCCTTCCCGCTGGGGTTAGATGCCTCACTCGGCTGCTTCCTGGCAGCTGCCCGCTATGGCCGGGGCCGGGTGGTCCTGGCTGCCCATGAGTCCATCCTCTGTTATCCCAAGCTGGGGCCCTTTCTGCTCAATGCTGTGCGCTGGCTGGCCAGAGGTCAGACAGGTAAACTTGGGGTGACCACAGGTCTAGAAACCCTGTGTGCCCTCCTGTCGGAGCATGGCCTAGAGTGCAGTCTGCAGCCCCATCTGACGCAGGACTTGCGTGTCTACTGCTGCACGGCGTACAGTGACAAGGAGGCTAAGCAGCTGCAGGAGTTTGTGGCCGAGGGTGGGGGCTTGCTGATCGGGGGCCATGCCTGGTGGTGGGCCAGCCAGAATCCAGGCCGCTCTGCTTTGGCTCATTTCCCCGGTAACATCATCCTCAACTGCTTTGGCCTCAGCATCCTAGCTCAGACTCTCCACGCAGGCTGTTTCCCTGTCCCCACTCCCGAGATGCAGAGCTACCACTTCCGCAAGGCGCTGTCTGAATTCCAGGCTGCACTGAGCCATGGGGCTAGGAACTTGGAAAAGCAATGGCTGGCAAAGCTGGGAGCAGATGGTGCAGCCTTCCTACAGATCCCAGCAAATGGAGTCCCTGCTTACAAATCTGTGCACCGACACATGAGGAAGATACTGCGTCTGTCCGGCCTCCCAGCTGTGAGCCGGGAGCACCCTGTGGCTGGCGACTCCTTTGAGGCTGCAGTGCTCTGCCTGGCCACAGAGCTGGCACGCTCTGGGACTGACTGCTCCCAGCTGGCACTGGAACTTGGAATCTGCACCTGCAGCTCAGGACACCCCATCACTGTGGAGATCGATGGGAACAACCCAG GCCACTGTGATGCCTGGGTGAGCACGGGGCTCTACCTCCAACGTGGAGAGAGTGCAAAAGTCTCGCTGTCTGAAGCTGCAGCCTCTGCCGGCCTGAAG GTACAGGTTGGCTGCCACACAGATGACTTGACCAAGGCCAGCAAGCTGTCTCGAGCCCCTGTGGTGACTCATCAGTGCTATCTGGACAGGACCAAACAATCCATCTGCAGCCTCTGGGGTGGCCTTCTCTATGTCATTGTGCCAAAGGGCAGCAAACTGGGCCCCGTATCTGTCACCATCAAAAGGATTGTGCCTGCCCCTTACTACAAGCTGG GTAAAACATCTCTGAAGGCGTGGAAAAAGTGTATCCAGAGGAGCCAGGTTCCCTGGGGAGAGCTGGCAACAGACAATATCATCTTGACGGTGCCGACGGCAAACCTGCGAGACCTGGAGGACCCCGAGCCTGTACTCCGCCTCTGGGATGAGATGATGCACGCTATAGCCCAGCTAGCAGGCCGGCCTTTCCCCTTCTGCTGTCCCGAGAGGATTGTTGCTGATGTGCAGATCTCAGCTG GCTGGATGCACTCAGGATACCCTATCATGTGCCACCTGGAGTCGGTGCAAGAGCTCATCAGTGAGGCACACATGAGGAGCAATGGTCTGTGGGGACCCATCCATGAGCTGGGTCACAACCAGCAGCGAGAAGAGTGGGAGTTCCCGCCACACACCACTGAGGCCACCTGCAACCTCTGGTCTGTCTATGTGCATGAAACGGTCCTGGACATCCCCAGGGCTAAGGCTCACCCTGATCTAAGTCCTCCAGAACGAGAGAAGAGAATCAAAACGTACCTGGAAAAGGGAGCCCCCCTGAATGACTGGAATGTGTGGACAGCTCTGGAAACATACCTACAG ctCCAGGAGGCCTTTGGGTGGGAGCCATTCACCCAGCTCTTTGCTGAGTACCAGACGCTCTCTGGCATCCCCAAAGACAACACTGGCAAGATGAATCTGTGGGTGCAGAAGTTCTCGGAAAAGGTGCAGAAGAATCTGGCTCCATTCTTTGAAGCCTGGGGGTGGCCTGTCCAGAAGGAAGTGGCGACCAGCCTGGCCCGTCTGCCCGAGTGGCAGGAAAACCCCATGCTGGCGTACATGCATCGTTAG